From a single Buchnera aphidicola (Aphis craccivora) genomic region:
- the trmB gene encoding tRNA (guanosine(46)-N7)-methyltransferase TrmB — translation MKNNIITPKYKNGIFLRQNQSFVCRKGRITKSQLQSIKEYWSLFGINYQLTPINFRSVFKYNYPIILDIGFGSGESLVQTAIHSDHYNFLGIEVYQSGIGSCLRFAYVSNLENLKIIHYNAIEVIENMISNHTLSKIQIFFPDPWPKKRHHKRRMIQYIFLKKILKKLIFGGILHIKTDSKEYASYILNTIKKIDNYLNLSDTNNFIKDSIPNIKTRFEKKAYFLGNQIFNLVFQSKF, via the coding sequence ATGAAAAATAACATTATAACACCTAAATATAAAAATGGGATATTTTTAAGACAAAACCAAAGTTTTGTATGTCGAAAAGGCCGAATAACTAAATCTCAATTGCAATCGATTAAAGAGTATTGGTCTTTATTTGGAATTAATTATCAATTAACACCTATAAATTTTAGATCAGTTTTTAAATATAATTATCCAATTATTTTAGATATTGGTTTTGGATCAGGCGAATCTTTAGTACAAACAGCAATTCATTCTGATCATTATAATTTTTTAGGCATTGAAGTATATCAATCAGGAATAGGTTCTTGTTTACGTTTTGCTTATGTTTCTAATTTAGAAAATTTAAAAATTATACATTATAATGCAATTGAAGTAATTGAAAATATGATTTCTAATCATACATTATCAAAAATACAGATTTTTTTTCCTGATCCTTGGCCTAAAAAACGTCACCATAAAAGAAGAATGATACAATATATTTTTTTAAAAAAAATTTTAAAAAAATTAATTTTTGGTGGTATTTTACATATCAAAACTGATTCAAAAGAATATGCTTCTTATATATTAAATACAATAAAAAAAATTGATAATTATTTAAATTTATCTGACACAAATAATTTTATCAAAGACTCTATTCCTAACATAAAAACAAGGTTTGAAAAAAAAGCATATTTTTTGGGAAATCAAATCTTTAATTTAGTATTTCAGTCTAAATTTTAA